The following are encoded in a window of bacterium genomic DNA:
- a CDS encoding L-threonylcarbamoyladenylate synthase — protein MLLSINPKNPEKRKIRQVAQELLKGAVIAYPTDTVYGVGCSILNKAAIERVYELKGKGRNRLLSIICSDLKDISHYAQVSNYAYKTMKRLLPGPYTFILQATRLVPKVMLTKRKTIGIRIPDNPICLALVKELGHPIITASVAKTDQELYSDPLEIHERLKGKVELVLDGGTIVAEHSTVVDLTGDVPEIVRLGKGDVSYFTMEKEQASGE, from the coding sequence ATGCTCCTTAGCATCAACCCCAAGAACCCAGAAAAGCGAAAAATCAGGCAGGTGGCCCAGGAACTCCTGAAGGGAGCAGTCATAGCTTATCCCACGGACACTGTGTATGGAGTAGGCTGCAGCATCCTGAACAAGGCGGCCATAGAACGGGTGTACGAACTCAAGGGAAAGGGTCGCAACAGGCTTCTTAGCATCATCTGCTCTGACCTCAAAGACATAAGCCACTACGCTCAGGTGTCCAACTATGCCTACAAGACCATGAAGAGACTGCTTCCTGGCCCCTACACATTCATTCTGCAGGCCACACGACTGGTGCCCAAGGTGATGCTCACCAAACGCAAGACCATAGGGATCCGCATACCTGACAATCCCATATGCCTGGCCTTGGTGAAGGAACTGGGTCATCCCATAATCACGGCCAGTGTGGCCAAGACAGACCAGGAGCTTTACTCTGATCCCCTGGAGATCCACGAGCGCCTCAAAGGCAAGGTGGAGCTGGTCCTGGACGGGGGCACCATAGTTGCTGAGCACTCCACTGTGGTGGACTTAACCGGTGATGTGCCGGAGATAGTTCGTTTGGGCAAAGGAGATGTGTCATACTTCACCATGGAAAAGGAGCAGGCTTCAGGGGAGTGA
- a CDS encoding sugar phosphate isomerase/epimerase family protein, which yields MECREGLILAGRAHNFKELEAVARAGLKTVEINLLHGQEAMSKPGELKDMAQQWGLSYLVHAPNEGDPKDLHKLGGAFLDLILRLMDNCLEIGARLLTIHFWMDRRFIPEEVVRKKARILARMVKEGESRGIRVSLENLSEDSQDLKCAMDESPGLGLTLDVGHGELMCKRNRALELLELFPKRVLHVHLHDNLGGDLVGDDLHLPVGEGKIDFRSILERLVGIGYEGAATLEVPLDGIRLSMGRILGILEEIRQKKIQGEMG from the coding sequence ATGGAGTGCAGGGAGGGGCTGATCCTGGCAGGCCGGGCCCACAATTTCAAAGAATTGGAGGCCGTGGCAAGGGCGGGCCTTAAGACAGTGGAGATAAATCTTCTCCACGGGCAGGAGGCCATGTCTAAGCCTGGAGAACTCAAGGATATGGCTCAACAATGGGGCCTTAGTTACCTGGTGCATGCTCCCAACGAAGGTGATCCCAAGGACCTACATAAGCTGGGAGGAGCATTTCTGGACCTGATCCTTAGACTCATGGACAACTGCCTGGAAATTGGGGCAAGACTCCTCACCATCCATTTCTGGATGGACCGAAGATTCATACCAGAAGAGGTGGTCAGAAAAAAGGCCAGGATCCTGGCCAGGATGGTCAAGGAAGGAGAAAGCCGAGGTATCAGGGTCTCCTTGGAAAACTTAAGCGAGGACAGCCAGGATCTCAAGTGCGCCATGGACGAAAGCCCAGGGCTGGGGTTGACTTTGGATGTGGGGCACGGAGAACTCATGTGCAAGAGAAACAGAGCCCTGGAACTCCTGGAGCTTTTCCCCAAGAGGGTCTTGCATGTTCATCTTCACGACAACCTGGGAGGGGACCTCGTGGGGGATGATCTCCATCTGCCTGTGGGAGAGGGGAAAATAGACTTCAGAAGTATCCTGGAGAGACTGGTGGGAATTGGATATGAGGGAGCCGCAACCTTGGAAGTACCCCTTGATGGAATAAGGCTATCCATGGGGCGAATCCTGGGCATCTTGGAGGAAATACGACAAAAGAAGATACAGGGAGAAATGGGGTGA
- a CDS encoding tripartite tricarboxylate transporter TctB family protein: MIRAERAAAALVLVLGAGYLWGSLAIPEISIGDPLGPRAFPVLLGGLMALLGASLLVWPAAAGGGAMGISLHTAGLVLLLGAYGYAIPRLGYPLATFLFLGAASRLLGERSWWVGGLLSVGFSLGVFLLFTKVLDIPLPLGLLLKPWE; encoded by the coding sequence ATGATCAGGGCAGAGAGAGCCGCAGCTGCCCTGGTCCTGGTGCTGGGAGCAGGATACCTCTGGGGCAGCTTGGCCATTCCTGAGATCTCCATAGGAGATCCGCTGGGCCCCAGGGCTTTTCCTGTTCTTCTGGGGGGACTCATGGCCCTCCTTGGGGCTTCCCTGCTGGTGTGGCCTGCAGCAGCGGGGGGTGGGGCCATGGGCATTTCCCTGCACACTGCAGGACTGGTTCTGCTTCTAGGTGCATACGGGTACGCCATCCCGAGACTGGGCTACCCGCTTGCCACATTTCTTTTTTTGGGGGCAGCCTCCAGATTGTTGGGGGAGAGATCCTGGTGGGTTGGAGGCCTTCTTTCCGTGGGCTTCAGCCTGGGGGTTTTTCTTCTTTTTACCAAGGTTCTGGACATCCCCCTTCCCCTGGGCCTTTTGCTCAAACCCTGGGAGTGA
- a CDS encoding tripartite tricarboxylate transporter permease has translation MSGETLGHLLYGLQIALSPLNLLYAFIGCLVGTLIGVLPGIGPAGGMALLIPLTYGKEPASAIILLAGIYYGAMYGGSTTSILLNVPGEAASVVTTLDGYQMARKGLAGPALSIAAIGSFVAGTIGVGLLMLIGPPLARAALKFGPAETFALMVFGLSMVTSLSGRSLRKGLISTILGLMLATVGTDLPTGLIRFTFGIPKLMEGFDVVVVAIGLFAVSEILSCAQELRTGQYHRAELSRIWLSLKDLLQSLGAILRGTFVGFFIGVLPGAAHVTASFLSYTVEKRFSRNPENFGKGEIRGVAAPESANNSAACGALIPLLTLGLPASAVTAVLYGALLMVGVRPSPFLFQKHPDVAWGLIGSMYVGNLMLLILNLPLVGLWVRILDTPPRWLFPMVLAVSFVGVYSVNNAPLDLFLATILGVVGYFMRKLDYPLAPVILGLVLGDLLEQALRQTLMISGGSLMPLIQSPISLVLFGLAGAVMVAPKLIYRGNVKLETET, from the coding sequence ATGAGCGGAGAGACACTGGGCCACCTCCTCTATGGGCTGCAGATCGCTCTTTCGCCCCTGAATCTGCTTTATGCCTTCATCGGGTGCCTGGTGGGCACCCTCATCGGGGTGCTTCCTGGCATAGGGCCCGCTGGGGGAATGGCCCTCCTTATCCCGCTCACTTACGGCAAGGAGCCGGCATCGGCCATCATCCTTTTGGCAGGCATCTACTATGGGGCCATGTACGGGGGCTCAACCACCTCCATACTGCTCAACGTTCCGGGCGAGGCGGCCTCTGTGGTCACGACCCTGGATGGATACCAGATGGCCAGAAAGGGACTTGCGGGTCCGGCTCTGTCCATTGCGGCCATCGGCTCCTTTGTGGCCGGCACTATAGGGGTGGGACTGCTTATGCTCATAGGTCCTCCACTGGCCAGGGCTGCGCTGAAATTTGGGCCTGCTGAGACATTTGCCCTGATGGTATTTGGGCTCTCCATGGTCACAAGCCTTTCAGGAAGATCCCTGCGCAAGGGGCTCATCTCCACCATCCTGGGGCTCATGCTGGCAACAGTAGGCACGGACCTGCCCACCGGGCTCATACGTTTCACCTTCGGGATCCCCAAGCTCATGGAGGGCTTCGATGTGGTGGTGGTGGCCATAGGGCTCTTTGCTGTCTCAGAGATCCTGAGCTGCGCCCAGGAACTCAGGACAGGCCAGTATCACAGGGCCGAGCTCTCCAGGATATGGCTTTCCCTCAAGGACCTCCTTCAAAGCCTTGGAGCAATCCTGAGGGGCACTTTTGTGGGTTTTTTCATAGGGGTGCTGCCAGGTGCAGCCCATGTGACAGCATCTTTCTTATCCTACACCGTGGAGAAGCGCTTTTCCAGAAACCCGGAGAACTTCGGAAAAGGGGAGATCCGGGGCGTGGCAGCCCCTGAATCTGCCAACAACTCCGCAGCCTGCGGGGCCCTCATTCCACTTCTCACCCTGGGGCTTCCGGCCTCGGCGGTCACGGCCGTGCTCTATGGAGCGCTTCTCATGGTCGGGGTGAGGCCAAGCCCCTTCCTCTTCCAGAAACACCCTGATGTGGCCTGGGGGCTAATCGGAAGCATGTATGTGGGTAACCTCATGCTTCTCATTTTGAACCTTCCACTGGTGGGCCTTTGGGTCAGGATACTGGATACACCTCCTCGTTGGCTCTTTCCCATGGTCCTGGCAGTCTCTTTCGTGGGGGTTTACAGCGTGAACAATGCCCCTCTGGATCTTTTTCTGGCAACCATCCTTGGTGTGGTGGGCTATTTCATGCGCAAGCTGGACTATCCCCTGGCCCCTGTGATCTTGGGGCTGGTGCTGGGGGATCTGTTGGAGCAGGCTCTAAGACAGACCCTGATGATCTCGGGGGGAAGTTTGATGCCTCTGATCCAAAGTCCTATCTCCTTGGTGCTCTTCGGCCTGGCTGGGGCGGTGATGGTAGCCCCCAAGCTCATTTATCGGGGCAATGTCAAACTGGAGACCGAAACCTGA
- a CDS encoding tripartite tricarboxylate transporter substrate-binding protein, with translation MSKSKAWLWVGICTCLSILFCGMPAWGAYPEKPVEFIAPANPGGGWDLTCRMSAKVLKEAGLVTQPITVVNKPGGFGVVAMTDIVRNRRSDQHVLIAFSAVLTTQMAIKKNPFTYKDVTPVAALFVDYGVIAVRKDSKYGSFQELLDDWKKQPGVLTFAGSSPPGGLDHMRVAMLAKAAGIPVDKVRYVAFGGGADALGAILGGHTTAFVGEAGEIAGHEESGTIRSLALLADRKLGGIFQKVPLAKDLGLNVVSPNWRGFYAPPELKPDVLRYWEETLGKMVQSKQWKEVLEKQAWVDFFLTGDKLKKFLDEELASYEALAMELGLVQK, from the coding sequence ATGTCTAAAAGCAAAGCGTGGCTTTGGGTGGGGATATGCACTTGCTTGTCAATTCTTTTTTGTGGGATGCCTGCTTGGGGGGCCTATCCCGAGAAACCCGTGGAGTTCATAGCTCCGGCCAACCCAGGGGGAGGCTGGGACCTTACCTGCCGCATGTCTGCCAAGGTGCTTAAGGAAGCAGGCCTTGTGACTCAGCCCATCACCGTTGTGAACAAACCCGGAGGTTTCGGGGTTGTGGCCATGACCGACATCGTGCGCAACCGTCGTTCTGACCAGCATGTGCTCATAGCCTTCTCCGCAGTGCTGACCACTCAGATGGCCATAAAGAAAAACCCCTTCACTTACAAGGACGTGACCCCGGTTGCAGCCCTGTTTGTGGATTATGGTGTCATAGCGGTCCGCAAGGACTCCAAGTACGGGTCCTTCCAGGAGCTTCTGGATGATTGGAAAAAACAGCCGGGAGTGCTGACCTTTGCTGGAAGCTCCCCTCCAGGGGGACTGGATCACATGAGAGTAGCCATGCTGGCCAAGGCGGCCGGGATCCCCGTGGACAAGGTCAGATATGTGGCCTTTGGTGGTGGGGCTGACGCCCTTGGAGCAATTCTTGGGGGCCACACCACGGCCTTTGTAGGAGAGGCGGGAGAGATAGCCGGGCACGAGGAGTCGGGCACCATCCGTTCCCTGGCCCTTCTGGCTGACAGGAAGTTGGGGGGAATCTTCCAGAAGGTCCCTCTGGCCAAGGACCTGGGTCTGAATGTTGTGTCGCCCAACTGGAGGGGTTTTTACGCGCCACCAGAGCTCAAGCCAGATGTGCTTCGCTACTGGGAGGAAACCCTGGGGAAGATGGTCCAGAGCAAGCAATGGAAGGAAGTGCTTGAGAAACAAGCCTGGGTGGATTTCTTCCTGACCGGAGACAAGCTCAAGAAGTTCCTGGACGAGGAGCTTGCCAGTTACGAGGCCTTGGCCATGGAACTGGGGCTTGTTCAAAAATGA
- a CDS encoding YbaK/EbsC family protein, giving the protein MSRKETTGDSSLERVRQALSAFGMEHRVVELSSSTRTAQEAASALGVSVAQIAKSLVFLCGEEAIVVIASGANRVSVEKLRVHLGQEIRRADAEGVRKATGFAIGGVPPLGHLKSLRTLIDQDLLCHREIYAAAGTPRSIFRLNPRELMHITQGQALDLREEG; this is encoded by the coding sequence GTGAGCCGGAAAGAAACAACAGGGGATTCGTCCTTGGAAAGGGTAAGGCAGGCCCTCTCGGCCTTCGGGATGGAGCACAGGGTGGTGGAGCTTTCCTCCAGCACACGAACTGCGCAGGAGGCTGCCTCGGCCCTTGGGGTGAGCGTGGCCCAGATAGCCAAGTCCCTGGTCTTCCTTTGCGGGGAAGAGGCTATTGTGGTGATTGCCTCGGGGGCCAACAGGGTAAGCGTGGAGAAACTAAGGGTTCATCTAGGCCAGGAGATCAGAAGGGCGGATGCAGAAGGAGTCAGAAAGGCTACAGGCTTTGCCATAGGGGGAGTTCCTCCCCTGGGGCATCTTAAGTCCCTCAGGACTCTCATCGATCAAGATTTGCTGTGTCACCGCGAGATCTACGCTGCGGCAGGCACCCCAAGGTCCATTTTCAGGTTGAATCCCCGGGAACTCATGCATATTACCCAGGGACAGGCTTTGGATCTGAGAGAGGAGGGGTGA
- the serS gene encoding serine--tRNA ligase, translating into MLDPRLLRQEPHLVRRALKERGAQLDLDGVLELDGRLRELNRFWEEAQHKRKSLSQEIGKLMRQGKDVSSLKEQVRLLGQQMDQAEKERQEIQGQLQARLLEIPNLPHESVPLGRDEKDNLEIRQWGELPEFDFDPKPHWELGEELGILDFQRGAKLARTRFTLLWGAGARLERALIQFMLDLHTSEHGYKEVLPPFLANRECLKGTGQLPKFEEDLFRVQGWDLYLIPTAEVPVTNIHREEILDESQLPLRYTAYTPCFRSEAGSYGKDVRGLIRQHQFDKVELVKITAPEQSWQELEGLVADAEEVLRRLRLPYRVVSLCTGDLGFASAKTYDIEVWLAGQGVYKEISSCSNFTDFQARRAGIRYRPKGRKGTEFVHTLNGSGLAVGRTLVAILENYQRPDRTVEVPEALRGYMGGMEVIGPESRQ; encoded by the coding sequence ATGCTGGATCCTCGCCTATTGAGACAAGAGCCCCATTTGGTAAGAAGGGCCCTGAAGGAAAGGGGCGCCCAGCTGGACCTGGATGGGGTCTTGGAGCTGGACGGGAGGCTCAGGGAACTCAACCGCTTTTGGGAGGAGGCGCAGCACAAGCGCAAGAGCCTCTCCCAGGAGATCGGAAAACTCATGCGCCAGGGCAAGGATGTGTCTTCCCTTAAGGAGCAAGTCCGTCTCCTGGGCCAGCAGATGGACCAGGCGGAAAAAGAGAGGCAGGAGATCCAAGGGCAACTTCAGGCCCGCCTCCTGGAGATCCCCAACCTGCCTCACGAGAGCGTCCCTTTGGGCAGGGACGAGAAAGACAACCTGGAGATCAGGCAGTGGGGGGAACTTCCTGAGTTCGATTTTGACCCCAAGCCCCACTGGGAACTGGGAGAGGAGCTGGGAATACTGGACTTCCAAAGGGGGGCCAAGCTGGCGCGCACTAGGTTCACCCTGCTTTGGGGAGCCGGAGCAAGGCTGGAGAGGGCCCTGATCCAGTTCATGCTGGATCTGCACACCTCGGAGCACGGGTACAAGGAGGTACTGCCTCCTTTTCTGGCCAACAGGGAATGTTTGAAGGGAACAGGTCAACTGCCCAAGTTCGAGGAGGATCTGTTCAGGGTGCAAGGCTGGGATCTTTATCTGATCCCCACCGCAGAGGTACCTGTCACCAATATCCACAGGGAGGAGATCCTGGATGAGAGCCAATTGCCGCTTCGCTACACTGCTTACACCCCATGCTTCAGAAGCGAGGCCGGCTCTTATGGTAAGGATGTGAGGGGTTTGATCCGACAACATCAATTCGACAAGGTGGAGTTGGTGAAGATAACGGCTCCTGAGCAATCTTGGCAGGAGCTGGAGGGACTGGTGGCGGATGCCGAGGAGGTGCTCAGACGCCTCAGGCTTCCCTACAGGGTAGTGAGCCTGTGCACAGGGGATCTGGGTTTCGCCTCGGCCAAGACATACGATATAGAGGTATGGCTTGCAGGCCAGGGGGTCTATAAGGAGATCTCCTCCTGCAGCAATTTCACGGACTTTCAGGCCAGAAGAGCCGGTATCAGATATAGGCCCAAGGGCAGAAAGGGAACAGAGTTCGTGCACACCCTCAACGGCTCGGGCCTGGCAGTGGGAAGAACCCTGGTGGCCATCCTGGAGAACTATCAGAGGCCCGACCGCACCGTGGAGGTGCCAGAAGCGCTTCGTGGTTACATGGGAGGCATGGAGGTAATAGGACCCGAATCCAGGCAATGA
- a CDS encoding MASE3 domain-containing protein: MLRSPLSPLVLLLVVMGSLLALAQKNYLLFHILVELSTVVIAVCGFVVVWIARAKIQNGFFLIWGITLLPVAGLTLLHALAYKGMGVFQGLNADPPTQLWIASRMLLACSLALGGLFLKKRPSPGLVLCASSLGALALGASILLVPVFPACFIEGRGLTPFKIWAEYAICALLGISVFLIWRGRERFETGVLKSLIWALGMGVASEMSFTLYTDVYGLMNLIGHLFSIGLFAWLFQALVKTGIERPQDILLRELALREEALRASEALFSTAFGANPEAMVIFSLADGHIREVNQSFLELSGYSRQEALGRTGEELNLWLEPRERMAFMGALARQGSARERECRFQLRSGEIRIAQLSAEVLELKGELYALTVARDVTDQRRAEQALRKALRETRQAELKLERALSKARQREREVTALLEGARRVLEGGESTPTIRALYDSCKLTVGAKAGYVSLFSREQGMMEVLFLDAGGESCNVPPETPMPLRGLRAQAVLSRAPLIENDFTRTPFPHLLPEGHQELKSILFAPLLIEGKVVGLLGLANKPGGFTEQDAALAAAFGELMAIAIQNSRNLEALKHSEERLRSLVERAQDAIVSVDSRGLILLWNPAAEKMFGYSRSQITGQSLETIIPERFRDLHRQGMLRAVSLGQALSFPKHVELTARRQDGSEFPVELSLSSWRAQGEVFFTGIIRDVTERKRAEAAIMRAQEELEEKVLERTAQLAQANQALREEIEWRMKVEEKLKRSQEELKNLSGAVLAAQENERKQVAQEIHDSIGQILAAVKFSTERALLELPAGREDESSSILQDVVAMVQGAIEEVRRIQMDLRPAVLDDLGLVATIGWFCREFEKVYGGVRIEKRLEMEEDQVPGPLKIVIFRVLQEALNNVARHSGADRVKVSLWGSDSELCFRVEDNGKGMDMDLTMGQACVHHGRMGILGMRERVELSGGGSFSIKSEPGKGTQVEGRWPLGKKVSIEAC; encoded by the coding sequence ATGCTTCGATCCCCTCTTAGTCCCCTGGTGCTCTTGCTGGTGGTCATGGGATCTCTGTTGGCCTTGGCCCAGAAGAATTACCTTCTTTTTCACATCCTGGTAGAGCTTTCTACGGTTGTGATCGCGGTTTGCGGTTTTGTGGTGGTCTGGATTGCCAGGGCCAAGATACAAAACGGGTTTTTCCTGATATGGGGTATTACGCTGCTGCCTGTGGCCGGCCTTACGCTTCTCCATGCTCTGGCTTACAAGGGCATGGGGGTCTTCCAGGGCCTAAATGCAGACCCGCCCACTCAGCTTTGGATAGCCTCTCGAATGCTTCTTGCATGCTCCTTGGCCCTGGGGGGCCTTTTCTTGAAAAAAAGGCCCTCACCGGGGCTTGTGCTTTGCGCGAGCTCTCTTGGGGCTTTGGCTCTTGGGGCATCCATCTTGCTTGTGCCTGTTTTCCCGGCGTGCTTCATAGAGGGCAGGGGGCTGACTCCTTTTAAGATTTGGGCCGAATATGCAATATGTGCGCTTCTGGGCATTTCCGTGTTTCTCATCTGGAGAGGCCGGGAACGTTTTGAAACAGGAGTGCTCAAGAGCCTGATCTGGGCCCTAGGGATGGGGGTGGCCTCTGAAATGAGCTTCACCCTCTATACGGATGTTTACGGCCTGATGAATCTCATAGGGCATCTTTTCTCCATAGGCCTCTTTGCATGGCTCTTCCAGGCCCTGGTCAAGACAGGCATCGAGCGACCCCAGGATATCCTCTTGCGGGAACTGGCCCTCAGGGAAGAGGCCTTGAGGGCCTCCGAAGCCCTTTTTTCTACTGCCTTCGGGGCCAATCCCGAGGCCATGGTGATCTTCTCTCTGGCAGACGGCCACATCCGGGAAGTCAATCAAAGCTTTCTGGAACTCAGTGGTTACTCCAGGCAAGAGGCCCTGGGCCGCACCGGCGAAGAGCTGAATCTGTGGCTGGAGCCCAGGGAGAGAATGGCCTTCATGGGGGCCCTTGCCCGCCAGGGCTCAGCCAGAGAAAGAGAATGCAGATTTCAGCTTCGATCCGGGGAGATTCGCATAGCACAGCTTTCTGCAGAGGTCCTGGAGTTGAAGGGGGAGCTCTATGCTTTGACAGTGGCCAGAGATGTAACTGATCAGAGAAGGGCCGAGCAAGCTCTAAGAAAGGCACTTAGAGAGACAAGGCAGGCAGAGCTGAAACTGGAGAGGGCTCTTTCCAAGGCCAGGCAAAGAGAGAGGGAGGTGACGGCCCTTCTGGAAGGAGCCAGGAGGGTTCTGGAGGGTGGCGAGTCAACCCCCACCATCAGGGCGCTTTACGACTCCTGCAAACTGACTGTGGGGGCCAAGGCCGGGTACGTGTCTCTTTTTTCCAGGGAACAGGGCATGATGGAAGTGCTTTTTCTGGATGCAGGGGGAGAAAGCTGCAACGTGCCTCCCGAGACTCCCATGCCCCTTAGGGGCTTGAGAGCCCAAGCAGTGCTTTCCAGGGCTCCCCTCATAGAAAACGATTTCACAAGGACTCCTTTCCCCCATCTGCTCCCTGAGGGGCATCAGGAGCTCAAAAGCATTCTTTTTGCCCCCCTCCTGATAGAGGGTAAGGTAGTGGGGCTCTTGGGTCTGGCCAACAAGCCAGGGGGCTTCACAGAGCAGGATGCGGCCTTGGCCGCGGCCTTCGGGGAATTGATGGCCATAGCCATTCAAAATAGCCGCAACCTTGAGGCCTTGAAACATAGCGAAGAAAGACTCCGATCCTTGGTGGAAAGAGCCCAGGACGCCATAGTCTCTGTGGATAGTCGGGGCCTAATCCTATTGTGGAACCCGGCGGCCGAAAAGATGTTTGGTTACAGCCGAAGCCAGATCACGGGACAGAGCCTGGAGACCATAATTCCAGAGAGATTCCGGGACCTCCACCGCCAGGGCATGCTGAGGGCCGTTTCCCTTGGTCAGGCTTTGTCTTTCCCAAAGCATGTGGAGCTTACTGCCAGGCGCCAGGACGGAAGCGAGTTTCCGGTGGAGCTCTCTTTGTCTTCCTGGAGAGCCCAAGGAGAGGTCTTCTTTACAGGCATCATCAGGGATGTGACGGAAAGAAAAAGGGCTGAGGCAGCCATCATGCGGGCCCAGGAGGAGCTGGAGGAAAAGGTTCTGGAGAGGACCGCCCAGCTGGCCCAGGCTAACCAGGCCTTGCGGGAGGAGATCGAGTGGAGAATGAAGGTGGAGGAGAAGCTCAAGAGATCCCAAGAGGAGCTCAAGAACCTCTCCGGGGCCGTGCTGGCAGCCCAGGAAAATGAAAGGAAACAGGTGGCCCAGGAAATCCATGACAGCATAGGTCAGATCCTGGCCGCAGTGAAGTTCTCCACAGAAAGGGCCCTGCTGGAACTTCCGGCAGGCAGAGAGGATGAATCTTCTTCGATTCTTCAAGATGTGGTGGCCATGGTGCAGGGGGCCATAGAAGAGGTGAGGAGGATTCAGATGGATTTAAGGCCTGCGGTTCTGGACGATCTGGGGCTTGTGGCCACCATTGGATGGTTCTGCAGGGAATTCGAAAAAGTATATGGGGGAGTCCGCATAGAAAAGAGACTGGAGATGGAGGAGGATCAAGTGCCCGGTCCCTTGAAAATAGTCATCTTTAGGGTACTTCAGGAGGCCTTGAACAACGTGGCCAGACACAGCGGAGCCGACCGGGTGAAGGTGAGCCTGTGGGGAAGCGATTCGGAGCTTTGCTTCAGAGTGGAAGACAATGGAAAAGGGATGGACATGGATCTCACAATGGGGCAGGCCTGTGTCCACCATGGGCGCATGGGTATCCTGGGCATGAGGGAAAGGGTGGAGCTTTCCGGGGGGGGGAGCTTCTCAATCAAATCAGAGCCAGGAAAAGGCACCCAGGTGGAGGGCAGGTGGCCTCTGGGCAAAAAAGTGAGTATAGAGGCATGTTGA
- a CDS encoding DUF3303 family protein → MLFMNICTWPIENQRKVEEKWRKWKWPPGVEVLFEFTDLQGGRSFNVIKTDMKGLIATRSDWIDLVKFETFPIYPIGVSKHLARKYYG, encoded by the coding sequence ATGCTCTTCATGAACATCTGCACTTGGCCCATTGAGAACCAACGCAAGGTGGAGGAAAAATGGCGTAAGTGGAAGTGGCCCCCAGGCGTGGAAGTGCTCTTCGAGTTCACGGACCTGCAGGGAGGCCGATCCTTCAACGTGATCAAGACCGACATGAAAGGACTCATTGCCACGCGCTCTGACTGGATTGACCTGGTTAAGTTCGAGACCTTCCCCATTTACCCCATCGGAGTCTCCAAGCACCTGGCCAGGAAGTACTATGGGTGA
- a CDS encoding enoyl-CoA hydratase: MAYSKLLVEQEQGVARIVLNRPESFNSYDLELAAELEQAMETCGRDPGVKVLILTGEGKAFCSGGDIKEMHHWMESPKEPVSVLFQRLTRHLHATVVEMRRMSKPLVAAINGVAAGAGFSLAMACDIRLASESARFTQAYTRIGLVPDGGSSYFLPRLLGQARAAELMFLNRVLSAQEALQWGLVSRVVSPEALAEQAMDLALELARGPKVAYRLLKGLLRTSWELCLEGQLEEERRAIVEASLTPDFQEGIEAFMNKREPRFAK; encoded by the coding sequence ATGGCATACAGCAAGCTGCTAGTGGAGCAAGAACAGGGGGTGGCCCGCATTGTCCTCAACCGGCCAGAGAGCTTCAATTCCTATGATCTGGAGTTGGCAGCAGAGCTGGAGCAGGCCATGGAGACCTGCGGGAGGGATCCAGGGGTGAAAGTGCTGATCCTCACAGGAGAGGGCAAGGCATTTTGCTCCGGGGGGGACATCAAGGAGATGCACCACTGGATGGAGTCCCCAAAAGAGCCAGTCTCGGTTCTCTTTCAAAGATTGACAAGACACCTTCATGCCACGGTGGTGGAGATGAGACGCATGTCCAAACCCCTGGTGGCAGCCATAAACGGCGTGGCAGCAGGGGCTGGATTCAGTCTGGCCATGGCCTGCGACATAAGATTGGCTTCAGAATCTGCCCGTTTCACCCAGGCTTACACAAGGATAGGGCTTGTGCCGGACGGAGGCTCTTCATATTTTCTCCCCAGGCTCCTGGGCCAGGCCAGGGCCGCGGAGCTCATGTTTTTGAACAGGGTCTTGAGTGCCCAGGAAGCACTTCAGTGGGGACTTGTCTCCAGGGTGGTAAGCCCAGAAGCTCTGGCAGAGCAGGCCATGGACTTGGCCTTGGAACTGGCTCGAGGCCCGAAGGTGGCGTACAGGCTCCTCAAGGGGCTCTTGCGCACAAGCTGGGAGCTTTGCCTCGAAGGGCAATTGGAAGAGGAACGAAGGGCCATAGTCGAAGCCTCCCTGACTCCGGATTTCCAGGAAGGCATCGAGGCCTTCATGAACAAGAGGGAGCCGCGCTTTGCAAAATGA